In the genome of Pseudorca crassidens isolate mPseCra1 chromosome 12, mPseCra1.hap1, whole genome shotgun sequence, one region contains:
- the CIDEA gene encoding lipid transferase CIDEA isoform X1, with the protein MEGGAVCRLDFLFKNRTPGRPLTFMGSQTKKVLLTPLMRPARPFRVSNHDRSSRRGVTASSLQELLTKTLDALVIASGLVTLVLEEDGTVVDTEAFFQTLGDNTHLMVLEKGQKWTPGATYIPARQPPKRQGIARVTFDLYKLNPKDVIGCLNVKATMYEMYSVSYDIHCLGLKALLRSLLLFLSHTAQMTGQCLVHTGTYMLRVLADTEERAVPSPRPRRGITSG; encoded by the exons ATGGAAGGGGGCGCTGTCTGCCGCTTggactttctctttaaaaacaggACCCCAGGAAG GCCCCTGACATTTATGGGGTCGCAGACGAAGAAGGTGCTGCTCACACCCCTCATGCGTCCCGCTCGCCCCTTCCGGGTCTCCAACCATGACAGGAGCAGCCGCCGAGGGGTGACCGCCAGCAGCCTGCAGGAGCTCCTCACCAAG ACCCTGGATGCCCTGGTTATTGCCAGCGGACTGGTCACGTTGGTGTTGGAGGAGGACGGCACCGTGGTGGACACGGAGGCGTTCTTCCAGACCCTGGGGGACAACACGCACCTCATGGTCCTGGAGAAGGGACAGAAGTGGACACCG GGTGCTACCTACATCCCAGCCCGCCAGCCGCCAAAGAGACAGGGGATCGCGAGAGTAACCTTCGACTTGTACAAGCTGAACCCCAAGGATGTCATCGGCTGCCTCAACGTGAAAGCCACTATGTACGAGATGTACTCGGTGTCCTACGACATCCATTGCCTGGGGCTCAAGGCCCTGCTGAG GAGCCTGCTGTTGTTCCTGTCTCACACCGCCCAAATGACCGGTCAGTGTCTCGTCCACACGGGCACCTACATGCTCCGAGTGCTGGCTGACACGGAGGAGCGGGCGGTGCCCAGCCCGCGCCCTCGCCGGGGGATCACGAGTGGATAG
- the CIDEA gene encoding lipid transferase CIDEA isoform X2, whose amino-acid sequence MPLTFMGSQTKKVLLTPLMRPARPFRVSNHDRSSRRGVTASSLQELLTKTLDALVIASGLVTLVLEEDGTVVDTEAFFQTLGDNTHLMVLEKGQKWTPGATYIPARQPPKRQGIARVTFDLYKLNPKDVIGCLNVKATMYEMYSVSYDIHCLGLKALLRSLLLFLSHTAQMTGQCLVHTGTYMLRVLADTEERAVPSPRPRRGITSG is encoded by the exons AT GCCCCTGACATTTATGGGGTCGCAGACGAAGAAGGTGCTGCTCACACCCCTCATGCGTCCCGCTCGCCCCTTCCGGGTCTCCAACCATGACAGGAGCAGCCGCCGAGGGGTGACCGCCAGCAGCCTGCAGGAGCTCCTCACCAAG ACCCTGGATGCCCTGGTTATTGCCAGCGGACTGGTCACGTTGGTGTTGGAGGAGGACGGCACCGTGGTGGACACGGAGGCGTTCTTCCAGACCCTGGGGGACAACACGCACCTCATGGTCCTGGAGAAGGGACAGAAGTGGACACCG GGTGCTACCTACATCCCAGCCCGCCAGCCGCCAAAGAGACAGGGGATCGCGAGAGTAACCTTCGACTTGTACAAGCTGAACCCCAAGGATGTCATCGGCTGCCTCAACGTGAAAGCCACTATGTACGAGATGTACTCGGTGTCCTACGACATCCATTGCCTGGGGCTCAAGGCCCTGCTGAG GAGCCTGCTGTTGTTCCTGTCTCACACCGCCCAAATGACCGGTCAGTGTCTCGTCCACACGGGCACCTACATGCTCCGAGTGCTGGCTGACACGGAGGAGCGGGCGGTGCCCAGCCCGCGCCCTCGCCGGGGGATCACGAGTGGATAG
- the CIDEA gene encoding lipid transferase CIDEA isoform X3 — protein MGSQTKKVLLTPLMRPARPFRVSNHDRSSRRGVTASSLQELLTKTLDALVIASGLVTLVLEEDGTVVDTEAFFQTLGDNTHLMVLEKGQKWTPGATYIPARQPPKRQGIARVTFDLYKLNPKDVIGCLNVKATMYEMYSVSYDIHCLGLKALLRSLLLFLSHTAQMTGQCLVHTGTYMLRVLADTEERAVPSPRPRRGITSG, from the exons ATGGGGTCGCAGACGAAGAAGGTGCTGCTCACACCCCTCATGCGTCCCGCTCGCCCCTTCCGGGTCTCCAACCATGACAGGAGCAGCCGCCGAGGGGTGACCGCCAGCAGCCTGCAGGAGCTCCTCACCAAG ACCCTGGATGCCCTGGTTATTGCCAGCGGACTGGTCACGTTGGTGTTGGAGGAGGACGGCACCGTGGTGGACACGGAGGCGTTCTTCCAGACCCTGGGGGACAACACGCACCTCATGGTCCTGGAGAAGGGACAGAAGTGGACACCG GGTGCTACCTACATCCCAGCCCGCCAGCCGCCAAAGAGACAGGGGATCGCGAGAGTAACCTTCGACTTGTACAAGCTGAACCCCAAGGATGTCATCGGCTGCCTCAACGTGAAAGCCACTATGTACGAGATGTACTCGGTGTCCTACGACATCCATTGCCTGGGGCTCAAGGCCCTGCTGAG GAGCCTGCTGTTGTTCCTGTCTCACACCGCCCAAATGACCGGTCAGTGTCTCGTCCACACGGGCACCTACATGCTCCGAGTGCTGGCTGACACGGAGGAGCGGGCGGTGCCCAGCCCGCGCCCTCGCCGGGGGATCACGAGTGGATAG